A single region of the Hylaeus volcanicus isolate JK05 chromosome 5, UHH_iyHylVolc1.0_haploid, whole genome shotgun sequence genome encodes:
- the LOC128876862 gene encoding uncharacterized protein LOC128876862 isoform X1, which yields MDVGDLSSSAGLAGSGSIPGATGVGIITSTTSATAGWWTPTSTIASAAANTDVMNQLCRVCGEPAAGFHFGAFTCEGCKSFFGRTYNNLGSISECKNGGVCVINKKNRTACKACRLRKCLMVGMSKSGSRYGRRSNWFKIHCLLQEQSQQAQTRLIKDPKSAYEKAFGSLDVANNNNNNNDNTGTTSASVVGMVTTTTTTANSYHHHHHHQQDRYPKREDVVLRPQDIPAQLRASDMPIRPGQDPLLRPVDLVRGPHELLRPEVSRFPMWRSPPFFHPALTHMQLLNTPFFPFQQRFIVPYVNQVGASQMVASLTSSSSDSVSPRSTPSPKRDEDNRNSQDGCVDGDGGCQRTQVEAAYDKSLAFLRSLGPEQNEPIDLSMKSGPTEVQEVNAASTEEERSTDSEDELLQDTGPPLDLTRKT from the exons ATGGACGTGGGCGATTTGTCGAGCTCGGCAGGATTGGCTGGGAGCGGATCCATCCCTGGAGCAACGGGTGTTGGTATCATTACAAGCACGACATCCGCCACCGCAGGGTGGTGGACGCCTACGTCGACGATCGCATCGGCAGCGGCCAACACCGACGTG ATGAATCAGCTCTGCAGGGTCTGCGGAGAACCGGCCGCGGGTTTTCACTTCGGGGCCTTCACGTGCGAAGGTTGCAAG TCGTTTTTCGGGCGCACCTACAACAATCTGGGCAGCATTTCCGAATGCAAGAACGGCGGCGTGTGCGTGATCAATAAGAAGAATCGCACCGCCTGCAAGGCCTGCCGTCTGCGGAAGTGTCTGATGGTTGGCATGTCCAAGTCTGGCTCCCGGTACGGACGTCGTTCGAACTGGTTCAAGATCCACTGTCTGCTCCAAGAACAGTCGCAGCAGGCGCAGACGCGTCTCATCAAGGACCCCAAGTCTGCGTACGAGAAGGCGTTCGGCTCTCTGGACGTGGcgaacaacaacaataataacaacgaCAACACAGGCACTACGAGTGCATCCGTCGTGGGGATGGTCACGACGACCACCACGACGGCGAACAGTTACCATCACCATCACCATCATCAGCAGGACAGGTACCCCAAGAGGGAAGACGTGGTCCTGAGGCCGCAAGACATCCCCGCGCAACTGAGGGCGTCGGATATGCCCATTAGACCCGGTCAGGATCCTCTCTTGAGGCCTGTGGATCTGGTGAGGGGGCCCCATGAGCTGCTCAGGCCAGAGGTGTCCAGGTTTCCCATGTGGAGGAGTCCACCGTTTTTCCATCCGGCTCTGACGCACATGCAGCTACTGAACACTCCGTTCTTCCCGTTCCAGCAGCGGTTCATCGTCCCCTACGTTAACCAGGTCGGCGCCTCGCAGATGGTGGCGAGTCTGACCAGTTCCTCCAGCGACAGCGTCAGCCCCAGATCGACGCCGTCGCCGAAGAGGGACGAGGATAACAGAAATTCCCAGGACGGATGCGTGGACGGCGATGGGGGCTGCCAAAGGACCCAGGTGGAGGCTGCGTACGACAAGAGTCTAGCATTCTTACGATCCTTGGGCCCTGAACAGAACGAGCCGATCGATCTGAGCATGAAGAGCGGGCCAACGGAGGTTCAGGAGGTGAACGCGGCCAGTACGGAAGAGGAAAGGTCGACGGACAGCGAGGACGAGCTTCTACAGGACACTGGTCCGCCTCTCGATCTCACTAGGAAGACATGA
- the LOC128876862 gene encoding uncharacterized protein LOC128876862 isoform X2 — protein sequence MMNQLCRVCGEPAAGFHFGAFTCEGCKSFFGRTYNNLGSISECKNGGVCVINKKNRTACKACRLRKCLMVGMSKSGSRYGRRSNWFKIHCLLQEQSQQAQTRLIKDPKSAYEKAFGSLDVANNNNNNNDNTGTTSASVVGMVTTTTTTANSYHHHHHHQQDRYPKREDVVLRPQDIPAQLRASDMPIRPGQDPLLRPVDLVRGPHELLRPEVSRFPMWRSPPFFHPALTHMQLLNTPFFPFQQRFIVPYVNQVGASQMVASLTSSSSDSVSPRSTPSPKRDEDNRNSQDGCVDGDGGCQRTQVEAAYDKSLAFLRSLGPEQNEPIDLSMKSGPTEVQEVNAASTEEERSTDSEDELLQDTGPPLDLTRKT from the exons ATG ATGAATCAGCTCTGCAGGGTCTGCGGAGAACCGGCCGCGGGTTTTCACTTCGGGGCCTTCACGTGCGAAGGTTGCAAG TCGTTTTTCGGGCGCACCTACAACAATCTGGGCAGCATTTCCGAATGCAAGAACGGCGGCGTGTGCGTGATCAATAAGAAGAATCGCACCGCCTGCAAGGCCTGCCGTCTGCGGAAGTGTCTGATGGTTGGCATGTCCAAGTCTGGCTCCCGGTACGGACGTCGTTCGAACTGGTTCAAGATCCACTGTCTGCTCCAAGAACAGTCGCAGCAGGCGCAGACGCGTCTCATCAAGGACCCCAAGTCTGCGTACGAGAAGGCGTTCGGCTCTCTGGACGTGGcgaacaacaacaataataacaacgaCAACACAGGCACTACGAGTGCATCCGTCGTGGGGATGGTCACGACGACCACCACGACGGCGAACAGTTACCATCACCATCACCATCATCAGCAGGACAGGTACCCCAAGAGGGAAGACGTGGTCCTGAGGCCGCAAGACATCCCCGCGCAACTGAGGGCGTCGGATATGCCCATTAGACCCGGTCAGGATCCTCTCTTGAGGCCTGTGGATCTGGTGAGGGGGCCCCATGAGCTGCTCAGGCCAGAGGTGTCCAGGTTTCCCATGTGGAGGAGTCCACCGTTTTTCCATCCGGCTCTGACGCACATGCAGCTACTGAACACTCCGTTCTTCCCGTTCCAGCAGCGGTTCATCGTCCCCTACGTTAACCAGGTCGGCGCCTCGCAGATGGTGGCGAGTCTGACCAGTTCCTCCAGCGACAGCGTCAGCCCCAGATCGACGCCGTCGCCGAAGAGGGACGAGGATAACAGAAATTCCCAGGACGGATGCGTGGACGGCGATGGGGGCTGCCAAAGGACCCAGGTGGAGGCTGCGTACGACAAGAGTCTAGCATTCTTACGATCCTTGGGCCCTGAACAGAACGAGCCGATCGATCTGAGCATGAAGAGCGGGCCAACGGAGGTTCAGGAGGTGAACGCGGCCAGTACGGAAGAGGAAAGGTCGACGGACAGCGAGGACGAGCTTCTACAGGACACTGGTCCGCCTCTCGATCTCACTAGGAAGACATGA
- the LOC128877422 gene encoding uncharacterized protein LOC128877422, with the protein MSDHFWEPLADMYIGEQSEFSDRDNYIYCLCSRVFVRSPEVYTSFVLEDASEGEDVEGDCVGEMLDLHKRSTTEAQSIEKHDEEPVSCYCSASHTDNNYSTDEHDSVRDSAHRPATHSLTQKLGLHQSDSGADLSEYHDQHEAKSIQNLLASYGKTFQTTETELEDGFEKVNVLPQNQENKRSDYGFETVDIHSSDHHLAENIKVLSINPSCCNEKKFHVDSPPFILGDKDSEIQSTSKNVTANTTQTYHEDDAYTYAHNSQVSPYIMYSEIKSVMDIAWEKYWSLNGEQLIWTSWIAKYADYINPEYFQHNAPLLGDERLEVKESIEKFSEQNTCFPSQAHRNCELGRSNFEGIFSKSNNINDNEMKTKDSYSVNFSFDDMNKQEINDKDAEENRRKITHLEASPETGDGWNQLSPFSLEESYNQHSNAEDERLLTRCDSMNESIAKTYATSDSMTNVTKMTLTSSSCDSISMHSSSLISSVTSSIESNITSTSSDQDNEYTTEDNDRYWQHLWKENFQLQYQKHYELFVDTYKRGRPAVDVISCEKRNNQEKNGESIDQDFAQRETDTFNQFNISENKNSSNKNSFFKREKTRKKRLIMDSVGMLIHNLTMTEDNVSKEDNGKANENEHSTETKHNDQTSVIRNENSAINSSNSNNNYSIQRKYSSGGDGDKPNEDKPVTLKRSHEADCDETGEGLEIVEKAFLLMGYTFNKDHKKSKLQGEVVYRKRNIRLQNRQLKMKFCRPKPSNKHIYFDDNGVEITNTIDKVKHYLSYCPAVSSTETDLQPSEKGSYNAQFTSSSDEECDPSLKTKLQTKRLVFSKPSTSSVESGADKRQIDDASDSWNISDKQDDVFKSIEDTNIHFDQDDSNSTKCVSENLPIKDEKVDATITDMDVDEKYDHEIQNTKLSDEDSVKKIQKKKRRKQSKRNINLPVEIDSDKTLLKYWFKRYRLFSKFDEGIKLDRESWFSVTPEKIAEHIAQRCKCDVIIDAFCGAGGNAIQFAFTCERVLAIDIDPAKIELARNNARVYGVEDRIEFVVGDFIQLAPKLSADVVFLSPPWGGPDYAKDEIFDLSKIMEPIGGTNIFKIAKGITNHVAYFLPRNIDTIQLAMLAEVGYGLEVELNFLDKRLIALTAYYGELPRDC; encoded by the exons ATGAGCGACCACTTTTGGGAACCCTTAGCTGACATGTACATCGGGGAACAGTCAGAGTTCTCTGACCgtgataattatatttattgtctTTGCAGCAGAGTATTTGTTCG AAGCCCAGAAGTTTACACTAGCTTTGTTTTGGAGGATGCAAGCGAAGGTGAAGATGTTGAGGGTGATTGTGTTGGAGAAATGTTAGACCTTCACAAAAGGTCTACCACAGAAGCACAATCCATTGAAAAGCATGAT GAAGAACCAGTGAGCTGTTACTGCAGTGCATCACACACAGACAACAATTATTCCACAGATGAACATGACTCTGTTCGTGACTCAGCACATCGACCTGCTACGCATTCCCTAACACAAAAACTGGGTCTGCACCAATCCGATTCAGGTGCAGACCTATCTGAATATCATGACCAACATGAAgccaaaagtatacaaaacCTTTTGGCATCATATGGAAAGACTTTCCAAACTACAGAGACTGAACTGGAAGATGGATTTGAGAAAGTGAATGTACTTCCACAAAATCAAGAAAACAAGCGCTCAGATTATGGATTTGAAACAGTAGACATTCACTCATCGGATCACCATCTTGcagaaaatatcaaagttttAAGTATTAATCCATCCTGTtgtaatgaaaagaaatttcatgtAGACAGTCCACCGTTTATTTTGGGAGACAAAGATTCCGAGATACAAAGCActtcaaaaaatgttacagCCAATACTACACAAACTTATCACGAAGATGACGCGTATACGTATGCTCATAATTCGCAAGTTTCCccatatattatgtattctgaaattaaaagtgtAATGGACATTGCATGGGAGAAATATTGGTCTTTAAACGGCGAACAGTTAATTTGGACATCTTGGATTGCAAAATATGCAGATTACATCAACccagaatattttcaacataatGCTCCCTTATTAGGAGACGAGAGATTGGAAGTAAAGGAAAGTATAGAGAAATTCTCGGAACAAAATACATGTTTTCCCAGTCAAGCGCACAGAAATTGTGAACTTGGTCGCTCAAATTTTGAAggaatatttagtaaaagtaataatataaacgataacgaaatgaaaacgaaagatAGTTATAgcgttaatttttcattcgacgatATGAACAAGCAAGAAATCAATGACAAAGATGCAGAGGAAAATAGGAGGAAGATAACACATCTTGAAGCTTCTCCTGAAACTGGAGATGGATGGAATCAACTGAGTCCTTTTAGCCTAGAAGAAAGCTACAACCAACATTCTAATGCAGAAGATGAAAGACTTTTAACAAGATGTGATTCCATGAATGAATCGATAGCCAAAACATACGCAACGTCCGATTCCATGacaaatgttacaaaaatgaCTCTTACTAGTTCCAGTTGTGACTCCATTTCTATGCATTCATCTAGTCTCATCAGTTCTGTAACTAGTTCCATTGAAAGCAATATAACAAGCACTAGTTCTGATCAAGACAATGAATACACAACAGAAGATAATGATAGGTATTGGCAGCATTTATGGAAGGAAAATTTCCAATTACAGTACCAAAAGCACTATGAATTGTTTGTAGATACTTACAAAAGGGGACGGCCTGCGGTCGACGTTATAAGTTGCGAAAAACGTAATaaccaagaaaaaaatggtGAAAGTATAGACCAAGATTTTGCACAAAGAGAAACAGATacatttaatcaatttaatatttccgaaaataaaaactcaTCGAACAAGAATTCTTTCTTTAAGAGGGAAAAGACTAGaaagaaacgattaattaTGGATTCGGTTGGAATGCTTATACACAACTTAACAATGACAGAAGACAATGTATCTAAGGAAGACAACGGAAAAGCTAACGAAAATGAACATTCAACGGAGACTAAACACAACGATCAAACTTCGGTtatacgaaatgaaaatagtgCAATTAATTCTAGTAACAGTAATAACAATTATAGTATTCAACGAAAATATTCTAGTGGGGGAGATGGTGATAAGCCCAATGAAGATAAACCTGTAACATTGAAACGAag CCATGAGGCAGACTGTGATGAAACAGGAGAGGGCCTGGAAATAGTGGAAAAAGCATTTTTGTTAATGGGGTACACTTTCAATAAAGACCACAAGAAATCAAAATTGCAAGGAGAAGTAGTATACaggaaaagaaacattagatTACAAAAtagacaattaaaaatgaaattctgcaGACCCAAACCATCAAACAAACATATCTACTTCGATGATAATGGAGTGGAAATTACTAACACTATAGACAAG gtAAAACATTATCTGTCGTATTGTCCAGCTGTATCCTCAACAGAAACAGATTTGCAACCCTCTGAAAAAGGTTCCTACAATGCACAATTTACATCAAGTTCTGATGAAGAGTGCGATCCTAGTCTTAAGACAAAACTGCAAACGAAACGACTCGTATTTAGTAAACCAAGCACAAGTTCAGTAGAATCGGGTGCAGATAAAAGGCAAATTGATGATGCAAGTGATTCATGGAATATTTCGGATAAACAAGACGatgtttttaaaagtattgaaGACACCAATATACACTTTGACCAAGATGATAGCAATTCCACAAAATGTGTATCGGAAAATCTTCCTATAAAAGATGAGAAAGTTGATGCTACAATTACCGATATGGATGTAGATGAAAAATATGATCACGAGATACAAAATACGAAGTTGTCTGACGAGGATAGTgtaaaaaagatacaaaagaaaaaacggaGGAAGCAatctaaaagaaatataaacctCCCGGTAGAAATTGACAGTGACAAGACGTTGCTTAAGTATTGGTTTAAGAGGTATCGATTATTCAGCAAGTTTGATGAAGGCATTAAACTGGATCGTG AGAGCTGGTTTTCCGTAACACCAGAAAAGATTGCCGAGCACATAGCACAAAGATGCAAATGCGATGTCATAATCGATGCATTCTGTGGTGCAGGAGGAAACGCTATTCAATTTGCTTTTACGTGTGAAAGAg TACTGGCGATAGATATAGATCCGGCTAAAATCGAGCTTGCTCGAAACAACGCACGGGTTTATGGCGTTGAGGACAGAATAGAATTCGTTGTTGGAGATTTTATTCAACTCGCGCCAAAGTTAAGTGCAGACGTTGTATTTCTAAGTCCTCCATGGGGAGGACCTGACTATGCCAAGGATGAAATTTTTGATCTCAGTAAAATTATGGAACCCATTGGCGgaacgaatatatttaaaatagcaaAGGGGATCACAAATCACGTGGCCTACTTTCTACCTAGAAATATAGATACTATTCAG CTTGCCATGTTAGCCGAAGTAGGTTATGGTCTAGAAGTGGAGCTAAACTTCCTTGACAAAAGGTTAATAGCTTTAACGGCTTATTATGGTGAACTGCCCAGGGACTGTTAG